From the genome of Bicyclus anynana chromosome 26, ilBicAnyn1.1, whole genome shotgun sequence:
ctaaaaaaacgatttttatattttgaaagctAGACAATAGTGAATTTTACTAGAATAACgattttcatattttgaaaAGCCAGACAATCATGAATTTTGTTAGAACaacgatttttatattttgaaaagtcAGACAATCATGAATTTTGCTAGAACAACGATTTGCATATTTTGAAAAGCCAGACAATCATGAATTTTGCTAGAACAACgattttcatattttgaaaAGCCAGACAATCATGAATTTTGCTAGAACAACGATTTGCATATTTTGAAAAGTCAGACAATCATGAATTTTGCTAGAACAACgattttcatattttgaaaAGCCAGACAATCgtgaattttctaaaaaaacgatttttatattttgaaagctAGACAATAGTGAATTTTACTAGAATAACgattttcatattttgaaaAGCCAGACAATCATGAATTTTGTTAGAACaacgatttttatattttgaaaagtcAGACAATCATGAATTTTGCTAGAACAACGATTTGCATATTTTGAAAAGCCAGACAATCATGAATTTTGCTAGAACAACgattttcatattttgaaaAGCCAGACAATCATGAATTTTGCTAGAACAACGATTTGCATATTTTGAAAAGTCAGACAATCATGAATTTTGCTAGAACAACGATTTGCATATTTTGAAAAGCCAGACAATCATGAATTTTGCTAGAACAACgattttcatattttgaaaaaccaGACAATCATGAATTTTGCTAGAACAACgattttcatattttgaaaAGCCAGACAATCATGAATTTTGCTAGAGCAACGAATTTAATGTCAGAAATTGTATTCCATCATAATGGACATGCAATGGTAACTTTGGACACACTTATCGGATCTTCATAGTGAAAAGTTTAAAACTCTTTTGCTCTCaagaaaaaaacatcataatcataaatagtaaataatagaAACTGTAATAGAAAATCAAGTAACAAATTGATctttatttgttaacaatttGAATTTGTGAATTAAggaaataaattgttattgtttattgtaaattgttaagaaaaatataaatttttacaaaatacaatttacatAGAACTAActatattaataacaatttctCATCTCATATCTCCTCTGATATTATCATAGAACATATCTGCTTATAGTTCTtactgatcgcagataaacccaggaaaaaaaaaaaaaaaaaaaatatctcctcTGATAGAACAATCCCTGTTGCCTTTGGTCACCGATGCTAAGTCACACTGGACATCACCAGTCGTACGTTTCCCAAGTTGGCAATATTTTGTAGTACGACACATGCATTGACAATTTTCACAGCGGTCCTCTGATAGTCCTCTTGCCTTTGGTCACCGATGCTAAGTCACACTGGACATCACCAATGGTACATTTCCCAAGTTGGCAATATTGTGTAGTACGACACATGCGTTGACAATTTTCAGTGGTCCTCTGATAGGACAATCCTCTTGCCTTAGGTCACCAATGCTAAGTCACACTGGACATCACCAGTGGCACGTTTCCCAAGTTGGCAATATTGTGTAGTACGACACATGCGTTGACAATTTTCACAGCAGTCCTCTGATGGGACAATCCTCTTGCCTTAGGTCACCAATTCTAAGTCACACTGGACATCACCAGTCGTACGTTTCCTAAGTTGGCAATATTGTGTAGTACGACACATGCGTTAACAATTTCCACAGCGGTCCTCTGATGGGACAATCCTCTTGTCTTTGGTCACCGATGCTAAGTCACACTGGACTTCACTAGTGGTACGTTTCCCAAGTTGGCAATATTGTGTAGTACGACACATGCGTTGACAATTTTCGCAGCAGTTGTAGGCCCATAGTGCAGAGGTTTGCGACCTTTGAGACATTGCCAGCGTTCCCTCAGTGCTTTCATGCACTCTTGGACGGTGTTCCATGTTTTGTGATGCAGTTCAACGTAGGACTCTGCACCGAGATGTCTGGAAATGTCTGGAATAGGCTCCGAATTTAGCGTCAGCATACGAGGGCCTTGTGGATATTCAGAGTCTCCTGAAATaatacaaatgtcatatttagacggcctccatggcgcagtgatatgagtatgtgcggtggatctacgaggaggtcctgggttcgaaaccTTAATTTGATTtcttggagtttactccttaagaatcgatttatTATATATAGTGTGGAAAAattatgggcagtaaaattcgatgaacaaaTGACAGTGTTACGTTTTTCACCGTCTATTCTATACGCgtcagtattgagacgtacatagtgtattgAGACCGACTAGTTTTTCCACTCAAGACTTCAACCCATAAAGAATcatacaacaagaaatgtgaacggctcgaacgccacgaacacactgaagccgaccgtacgacgagcgccttatatcgcaagtcgttcccgcaaatcgatcggtacccctctctaactccccactctttactctcatatccgtctcagactactatttcctacaacaCTTATACATACCCAGTAGCCAGCAGCGCCGCGTTTCTGGTATATTCTGCAGCACCTCTTTGACGGCACACTGCTCCCACACTTGCTCGTCTGTGGAGGCACCGCTGAAGGATGCATCCACATACAGGATGTTCAGCTTTGCGTCACATATCTGAAACATTCACATTAGttaaacatacatatttatacatataaattgaattgaaaacataaaaagtttttagttaaaaaaatattatttgtgcaATTCAACACCTATAATAGGACTTGTAagctcatctgatggtaagtaagttatgggaaatatttcTGAGCATCCTGTATTTCTAGAGGCGACTtctgatattattaaaaacccatattcggctcactgagcacgaatctcttctcagaatgggaggggttaggtcttagacagccgcgtggcgcagttggcagtgaccctgctttctgcatccacggccgtgggttcgattcccacaactggaaaatatttgtgtgatgagcatgggtgttttccagtgtctgtgtgtatttattcattatataagtatttatatgtagtatataaatgtatattaatattataatatcaactatcttagcacccataacacaagctactctgtatgcttactttggggctagatgtgtgatgtgtattgtttaagtatatttatttatttatttatttatatttattagtcccccccactggcccaatgcggattggacttcacacacatagagaattaagaaaattctcaggtatgcagatttcctcacaatgtttttccttcaccgtttgagacacgtgcttgCGTACCAAGCCTactggaaataaatgaattttgaaaacaaccttcaaattcaaaatgtatttatttaaagtaggcttagtttacaaacacttgatacttgatgttatatttgtatggtgataaataaagtggaaaactataaaaaatccAAGTGACAAGGGTTGCAAACGCACCTTGGACAGAGAAGAGCCCTCAACTAACTGAGCTGTGGGTTTCTTTTTTTTGCTATCACCAATTCACAATATTGTCTAAAACAAAAGCAACTAAATGACTTACACTGTTTTATTTCGCTACTATTatcatattttgtttgttggtccatctacaaagttggccgaccccccaccaggtggactgacgacatcaagcgagtcgcagggactcgctggatgcaggcggctcagtatcgtgatgtttggaagtccctacaaaaggcctatgtcctgcagtggacgtccatcggctgatatgatgatgatgatgatgatgatgattatcatatacaaaagatatgacaaaaaaaaaagaaaaaagtaagtAACTTACTATTAAGACATTCAAGGAGTAATAGTTGTTATCATTGAAAAATGCCTCCTTTTCTTTCTTTGGCTGAAGTATAGCGACCTGCATGCCATCTACACAGCCAATGACGCCGGGGAATCCAAATTTTTCCATAAAACTGAAAacattatagtttattttaacatctatactaatattataaagctgaagagtcagtttgtttgtttgattgaagacgctaatctctggaactactggtcagatttgaaaaattctttcagtgtcagatagcccatttattgaggaaggcggGAAAGAGAAcaatgtgggtgaaaccgcgtggcgtcagctagttataatagcagacgcccgcgacttcgtctttgagagtaacatatacattataaataattaaaattggatCACTTTAtgcagtgattttgtaagcTCCTAACatgtctctagtataaaatgtcattgAATATAactaattattctttatactcacCCATTAATAATTACTTTCCTATCCGCTTGACACACGgggaattttatatatttttgaagaatGTCAGGTGAATTCAATGCATCTGTGACTTCATTGAAGCACCGACTGAATGTGGGTTGAGACATGCTGTTCAGGTCGCAGGCACCAATGCTGCGCTGGTAAGCACCCTTGGCATAGAAGTTTAATGCTGCTAAGATCTGTAAATGAATgagaagaataaataaaataaatctaagtcaaaaatcattttttttaagtaagctcggtttacaagcacttttgacacgtcagttgactatttgtaaagattctaccaccgaacacaggttctgctgagaagaaaccggcaagaaactcaacagtaaaaaaagtaaaaaatatcttacaacatttatttatttattttcaattaatgacaacattacaatttcttatagtttagCTTCCTGTGTGAAGATGATCCAATAGCCTCCAAGCGCCTtgatctttaaggaactcatcaattgtGTTGTAACATctactaagtaaatgtttttaacacattgaataaagctatgcattggcagtgccatcacagtcttggggatcttgttatagaagagtacacccaaacctacaaaagatttttttttactctttggagacgatatgcaggaATAACTAACATTTCCCCTTGTGAGTACATAATTTAGAATCCATCATACTTTGCAGAGCTCCTGTGACACAATTATTGGTGACTGGTGCTTAAGTGACTCTAAAAGTGTTTCTTAAACGTTCATTTGAAAGTACTTAGAAGTGCAATAAGATAAGGCTAACCGTTTTACAGATATTATCCATTTTGTATGGGTGGACTACTGTAATCCACGCGACAACTCCAGGGTTAAGTAATATTACATACCTTCAGTTCTTTGCGAACCGCCGTACTCCGTTTACTATCTGGAAGACGTGCTCTGAGCTCTACCAGTAAACGCTGGAACGTCGATTTGTCAACACGAAACATGGCGATGAATTGTTTTTCCGGCAACTTCAACGGGTCGCTCAAGTCTCGTAAACGCCGTCTCATTGATAAGCTGTTGGAAACATTCCGTTTTCGCTGCTTCTCTGCTTGCCACAGTAAGTACATCAGGCTCATTTTTCAGCGATAGAGGTAAAGACTAAAGTAGAGCGGAACTTCAACGTGTTCaacaccaataaaaaaaaacaatggccGCCACGCCACTCACGCCAGTCGCCAATCGATtttttttagccgtttgtgccaatcctgagtaaatatgttccttggtgcTTCACTTCACACGCTTCACACACGCTTTATGGCTGTAACGgtaaaaatgtgataaaatagatatttaatgaatttattatgcAGGCTCGTACATAGTATTTTCTTGGCAATATTTAACCTTAGTTTACTTTAACTTTATACTTGGTTACTTGGCCGCCGCCTGGccttcttgaaaaaaaaaattcttgaattctgactataaaaaaattaaaaaccttcatttgtcgtctgtggtaaAACACCAAAACAAAAACAGTAAACACCGGAAACCAACGTTGCCATTATTCATTTCTGAATTCCCTACAAGTTGAAGCAATTTCCCCAAGCACATGTAAAatagtataatttataaaaagtatttttatgaaGTCTCCCGTAGAAGTCATTAAGTATTGTCCTTATGATAGATGCAGAATTGAAATTTTGCAATTCTGCATTTTTTGTGATTGATTTGTGGGCATCAATCGCaaaagtaggtaattattttttttattatattttttttaatctttacaagttagcccttgacagcaatttcacttgatggtaagtaatgatgcaatctaaggtaaaagcgggctaacttgttaggaggaggaggaaaatccacacaccttccggtttctacacgacatcgtaccggagcgctaaatctcgcttggtgatacgtctttgtcggtttggtggtaactagccacggccgaagcatcccaccgtCCAGACCTTgattatttaagaaaacctcaatcggcccagccgggtatcgaacccaggacctccgtcttgtaaatccaccgcgcttaccactacGCCACGAAAGCCACCAAATAGAAGTTTAAATTCCCCTAAATTTGGGGAATTCCGTACAAGTTGGCAATGCTGCCGGAAATAGAAAACCACAGATGACTGAGACTCTCTAAAGTCTCTGAACACAGGTATGTGACTCTGTTTGACGTTTGTTTTGTGGTTCTATAGTAgtatattaatctgtggttctAAATTACCATTTCCGtccattatttaatttattctttgtcTTTGTTGATTgtcataatagaaaataaattaagaaaatgatACA
Proteins encoded in this window:
- the LOC112054375 gene encoding putative nuclease HARBI1; translation: MSLMYLLWQAEKQRKRNVSNSLSMRRRLRDLSDPLKLPEKQFIAMFRVDKSTFQRLLVELRARLPDSKRSTAVRKELKILAALNFYAKGAYQRSIGACDLNSMSQPTFSRCFNEVTDALNSPDILQKYIKFPVCQADRKVIINGFMEKFGFPGVIGCVDGMQVAILQPKKEKEAFFNDNNYYSLNVLIICDAKLNILYVDASFSGASTDEQVWEQCAVKEVLQNIPETRRCWLLGDSEYPQGPRMLTLNSEPIPDISRHLGAESYVELHHKTWNTVQECMKALRERWQCLKGRKPLHYGPTTAAKIVNACVVLHNIANLGNVPLVKSSVT